Proteins encoded within one genomic window of Guyparkeria hydrothermalis:
- the lepA gene encoding translation elongation factor 4 — protein MASERLSRIRNFSIIAHIDHGKSTLADRIIQRCEGLEEREMSAQVLDSMDLERERGITIKAQSVSLDYRSRDGETYRLNFIDTPGHVDFSYEVSRSLAACEGALLVVDASQGVEAQSVANCYTAIDLGLEVVPVLNKIDLPAAEPDRVKAEIEDIIGLEAQNAVTCSAKTGEGVDEVVERLIQEIPPPEGDEDGPLKALIVDSWFDNYVGVVALVRVIDGAIRPKAKIKAMGTGDVFTVDKTGVFTPKTLAREGLFAGEVGFVIAGIKDIDSAKVGDTLTDAEHPADSPLPGFKEMQPRVFSGLYPVESDNYDDLREALRKLRLNDAALAFEPEVSTALGFGFRCGFLGLLHMEIIQERLEREYGIDLITTAPTVIFEVEEKGGDTYQIHNPSQLPDPSEINEIREPIIEANILCPQDFVGPVLNLCMEKRGVQKNMLYSGNQVTLIFDLPLAEVVLDFFDRLKSVSRGYASFDYQLDRFEAANLVKMDILINGEAVDSLSLIVHRDKAEQRGRDLIEKLKELIPQQMFEVALQAAIGGKIIARTNVKALRKNVLAKCYGGDVSRKKKLIEKQKAGKKRMKSIGKVEVPQEAFLAVLQMDNKN, from the coding sequence ATGGCGTCCGAGCGACTCTCCCGGATTCGCAACTTCTCGATCATTGCCCACATCGACCATGGGAAATCCACCCTGGCCGACCGCATCATCCAGCGTTGCGAAGGGCTGGAAGAGCGTGAAATGAGCGCTCAGGTGCTCGATTCGATGGATCTCGAGCGCGAGCGCGGCATCACGATCAAGGCCCAGAGCGTGTCACTCGACTATCGCTCCCGGGATGGCGAGACCTATCGCCTCAACTTCATCGACACGCCGGGGCACGTCGATTTCTCCTACGAGGTCTCGCGCTCTCTGGCTGCCTGTGAAGGCGCGCTGCTGGTGGTGGATGCCTCGCAGGGGGTGGAAGCCCAGTCCGTGGCCAATTGCTATACGGCCATCGACCTCGGACTCGAGGTGGTCCCGGTTCTCAACAAGATCGACCTGCCGGCCGCCGAGCCCGACCGGGTCAAGGCCGAGATCGAGGACATCATCGGCCTCGAGGCGCAGAACGCGGTGACCTGTTCGGCGAAGACGGGCGAGGGCGTCGACGAAGTGGTCGAGCGCCTCATCCAGGAGATCCCGCCCCCCGAAGGTGACGAGGACGGTCCGCTCAAGGCGCTGATCGTCGACTCCTGGTTCGACAACTATGTCGGCGTGGTCGCACTGGTGCGCGTCATCGACGGTGCCATCCGTCCCAAGGCCAAGATCAAGGCGATGGGGACTGGTGACGTGTTCACGGTCGACAAGACCGGGGTGTTCACGCCGAAGACCCTGGCACGAGAGGGCCTCTTCGCCGGCGAGGTCGGGTTCGTGATCGCCGGCATCAAGGACATTGATTCGGCCAAGGTGGGTGACACGCTTACCGATGCCGAGCATCCCGCCGACTCCCCCTTGCCGGGCTTCAAGGAGATGCAGCCGCGGGTGTTCTCCGGCCTGTATCCGGTCGAGTCGGACAACTACGACGACCTGCGCGAGGCGCTGCGCAAGCTGCGGCTGAACGACGCGGCACTGGCCTTCGAGCCCGAGGTGTCGACCGCACTGGGCTTCGGCTTCCGTTGTGGCTTCCTTGGTCTGCTGCACATGGAGATCATCCAGGAGCGACTCGAACGCGAGTACGGCATCGACCTGATTACCACCGCTCCCACGGTCATCTTCGAGGTCGAGGAGAAGGGCGGCGATACCTACCAGATTCACAATCCCTCGCAGCTGCCGGACCCGTCGGAGATCAACGAGATCCGCGAGCCGATCATCGAGGCCAACATTCTCTGCCCGCAGGATTTCGTCGGTCCGGTGCTGAACCTTTGCATGGAAAAGCGCGGTGTGCAGAAGAACATGCTCTACTCGGGCAACCAGGTGACGCTGATCTTCGACCTCCCGCTGGCCGAGGTGGTGCTGGATTTCTTCGATCGGCTCAAATCGGTGTCTCGCGGCTACGCCTCGTTCGATTACCAGCTTGATCGGTTCGAGGCGGCCAATCTGGTGAAGATGGACATCTTAATCAACGGCGAGGCGGTCGATTCGCTGTCGTTGATCGTTCACCGCGACAAGGCCGAGCAGCGTGGCCGGGACCTGATCGAGAAGCTCAAGGAGCTGATACCGCAGCAGATGTTCGAGGTTGCACTCCAGGCAGCTATCGGCGGCAAGATCATCGCCCGGACCAACGTGAAGGCGTTGCGCAAGAACGTGCTTGCGAAGTGTTATGGCGGTGACGTGTCGCGCAAGAAGAAGCTGATCGAGAAGCAGAAGGCCGGCAAGAAGCGAATGAAGAGCATCGGCAAGGTCGAGGTGCCGCAGGAGGCGTTCCTCGCGGTCCTGCAGATGGACAACAAGAACTGA
- the lepB gene encoding signal peptidase I — protein sequence MDFELLLVVATFASGLIWLIDRLAFRPRRQARLAAEARQLGSESGADQKTVSDDEPLLVDYAKSFFPILLVVLVIRSFLFEPFRIPSGSMMPSLLVGDFILVNKFEYGLRLPVVNTKVVPISEPERGDVVVFRYPQQPEVDYIKRVVGLPGDTVRVEDQRLWINGNEVPLETAGRYPGDANLKHAGLTVGIESLPDDDGPHRILMDPSRTLGVGEWSVPDGHFFVMGDNRNHSNDSRYWGFVPESNLVGKAVMIWMHWNWHDGGFDASRIGRSIDAIESDGK from the coding sequence TTGGATTTCGAACTCCTTCTAGTGGTCGCCACCTTCGCGAGTGGCCTCATATGGCTCATCGATCGGCTGGCGTTTCGGCCCAGGCGGCAAGCCCGCTTGGCAGCAGAGGCGCGGCAGCTCGGCAGCGAGTCAGGCGCCGATCAAAAGACGGTGAGCGACGATGAGCCTCTGCTGGTCGATTACGCCAAGTCGTTTTTCCCGATCCTGTTGGTGGTGCTCGTCATCCGCTCGTTTCTGTTCGAGCCGTTTCGGATCCCCTCCGGGTCGATGATGCCTTCTCTCCTGGTCGGCGATTTCATCCTGGTCAACAAGTTCGAGTACGGGCTGCGTTTACCGGTCGTGAACACCAAGGTGGTGCCGATTTCCGAACCCGAGCGCGGCGATGTGGTGGTCTTCCGCTACCCGCAGCAGCCTGAGGTCGACTACATCAAACGCGTAGTGGGCCTGCCCGGCGATACCGTTCGCGTCGAGGACCAGCGCTTGTGGATCAATGGCAATGAGGTGCCACTCGAAACCGCCGGCCGCTACCCCGGGGACGCCAATCTGAAGCACGCCGGGTTGACCGTCGGCATCGAGAGCCTGCCGGACGACGACGGACCGCACCGAATTCTCATGGATCCGTCGCGCACCCTCGGGGTGGGGGAGTGGTCCGTTCCTGACGGGCACTTTTTCGTGATGGGCGACAACCGCAATCACAGCAACGACAGCCGTTACTGGGGCTTTGTCCCGGAATCGAATCTGGTCGGCAAAGCGGTTATGATTTGGATGCACTGGAACTGGCATGACGGCGGCTTCGATGCGAGCCGCATCGGACGGTCGATCGATGCCATCGAGAGCGACGGGAAATAA
- a CDS encoding DUF4845 domain-containing protein gives MEQTTLKENNRSVGPAVSRRQDGMSLVGLFLAAIALGLAALVVMKVVPLYIADQKLTSVFKSIEQETAGSPNEIRRMLAKRLDINEVDDKFDPKDFEIRPVTGGYRVTYNYDGRAQLFGNLSLVAAFKHQTRVSN, from the coding sequence ATGGAACAGACCACGTTGAAGGAAAACAACCGCAGTGTCGGGCCGGCTGTAAGCCGGCGGCAGGATGGCATGTCACTGGTCGGGCTCTTCTTGGCGGCCATCGCCTTGGGTCTGGCCGCGTTGGTAGTGATGAAGGTCGTGCCGCTCTACATCGCCGACCAGAAGCTCACTTCGGTCTTCAAGAGCATCGAGCAAGAGACCGCCGGCAGTCCCAACGAGATTCGGCGCATGCTCGCCAAGCGTCTCGACATCAACGAAGTCGACGACAAGTTCGATCCCAAGGATTTCGAGATTCGCCCGGTGACCGGCGGTTATCGCGTGACATACAACTACGACGGGCGGGCGCAATTGTTCGGCAATCTGTCGCTCGTGGCTGCATTCAAACACCAGACTCGTGTCAGCAACTAG
- the rnc gene encoding ribonuclease III, whose product MSATRNRNPLIRDPDILAESLGLTFENHDLFGLALRHRSSGRRNNERLEFLGDSILNLTISDYLYRHKPDASEGALSRLRASVVREETLARVARRIGLGDYLVMGSGELKSGGHRRDSILADALEAIIGALYLDQGFHPAHDWVLSLFGDELVSLPDAQELKDAKTQLQEYLQRDRLPLPEYEVLEQTGQAHKQTFEVACRVECNGEAFATRASGSSRRRAEQTAARRMLKTLCESREGKSSTESRA is encoded by the coding sequence GTGTCAGCAACTAGAAACAGAAACCCCCTTATCCGCGACCCGGACATCCTGGCAGAATCGCTGGGATTGACGTTCGAGAACCATGACCTCTTCGGTCTGGCCTTACGACACCGCTCGTCCGGGCGCCGGAACAACGAGCGTCTGGAATTCCTGGGCGACTCGATTCTGAACCTCACGATCTCCGACTACCTGTATCGCCACAAGCCCGACGCTTCCGAGGGCGCATTGTCCCGGCTTCGGGCCTCGGTGGTAAGGGAGGAAACCCTCGCTCGGGTAGCGCGCCGTATCGGCCTCGGGGATTATCTCGTAATGGGATCAGGCGAGCTCAAGAGTGGCGGGCATCGTCGCGATTCGATCCTTGCCGACGCCCTTGAAGCCATTATCGGTGCCCTGTATCTCGATCAGGGATTTCATCCAGCCCATGATTGGGTGCTGAGCCTGTTCGGCGACGAGTTGGTATCGCTGCCGGATGCGCAGGAACTGAAAGATGCCAAGACCCAGCTGCAGGAGTACCTGCAGCGGGACAGATTGCCCTTGCCCGAGTACGAAGTGCTCGAGCAGACAGGGCAGGCACACAAACAGACCTTCGAAGTGGCCTGTCGCGTGGAATGCAACGGTGAGGCGTTCGCGACACGCGCCAGCGGCTCGTCGCGCCGGCGTGCGGAACAGACCGCAGCGCGGCGTATGCTCAAGACGCTGTGCGAGTCGCGTGAAGGCAAATCCTCCACGGAGAGCCGCGCATGA
- the era gene encoding GTPase Era translates to MSESTRFGNVAIVGRPNVGKSTLVNRLVGQKVSITAPKPQTTRHRITGIITEPRGQIVLIDTPGLHEGGKDALNRQLNRTARSALEGVDLILFMVQAGQFGGEDETVLRLLEHVEAPVVLVVNKVDLVNDKTELLPFLAKMGEKRDFAEIYPMSARRRRGLEGLVDLIFSYLPEGPIGYDQDQVTTAPVRFMAAEIIREKLARSLHDELPYQTTVMIERFEETDRLVTIGAVIYVARAGQKGIVIGNRGSRLKTVGQQAREAIEHLLEKRVMLDLWVKVADDWADDERSVASLGYQLPE, encoded by the coding sequence ATGAGCGAGTCCACCCGCTTCGGTAACGTGGCCATCGTCGGACGCCCCAACGTCGGCAAGTCGACATTGGTTAACCGGCTGGTGGGCCAGAAGGTGTCGATCACGGCACCCAAGCCGCAGACCACGCGCCATCGCATCACCGGCATCATCACCGAGCCACGCGGGCAGATCGTCCTGATCGACACCCCTGGCCTGCACGAAGGCGGTAAGGACGCGCTGAACCGGCAGCTCAACCGCACGGCACGCAGCGCACTTGAAGGTGTCGACCTGATCCTTTTCATGGTGCAGGCCGGCCAGTTCGGCGGTGAGGATGAAACCGTTCTGCGCCTGCTGGAGCATGTCGAGGCACCCGTGGTGCTGGTCGTGAACAAGGTCGATCTGGTCAACGACAAGACCGAGCTGCTGCCGTTTCTGGCAAAGATGGGCGAGAAACGGGACTTTGCCGAGATTTATCCGATGAGCGCGCGGCGGCGACGTGGGCTGGAAGGGCTGGTCGACCTGATCTTCTCGTACCTCCCGGAGGGTCCGATCGGTTACGACCAGGACCAGGTGACGACCGCCCCGGTGCGTTTCATGGCGGCCGAGATCATTCGCGAGAAGCTGGCCCGGTCGCTGCACGACGAGTTGCCGTACCAGACCACCGTCATGATCGAGCGCTTCGAGGAGACCGACCGACTGGTCACCATCGGTGCGGTCATCTACGTCGCTCGTGCCGGTCAGAAGGGCATCGTGATCGGCAATCGTGGCTCCCGGCTCAAGACCGTCGGCCAGCAGGCGCGCGAGGCGATCGAGCATCTGTTGGAAAAGCGCGTCATGCTTGATCTGTGGGTCAAGGTGGCCGACGACTGGGCGGATGACGAGCGCTCGGTCGCGTCACTCGGATACCAGCTGCCCGAATGA
- the recO gene encoding DNA repair protein RecO, translating into MRGFLLHARPFQEHGLLLDWLTDTRGWVRMRQNGGRRIKKRGSSRPPNFVCLELQTAGRGGWPVLTAAEPVEALRFLRGQSLATAFYLHELILRALRPEEAMPGLFLDYWKSLAMLESPEMPLSVVIRRFERQLLAHLGAGIDWQRDVNGEPVHPTGRYRVGLESGIVPAGSAGGVPGHVLEAIAADDVLVGAEDRRIARDLMQSLLAGHVGRAPFVSRRLWPASRDDAAVSPE; encoded by the coding sequence GTGCGCGGGTTCCTGCTTCATGCCAGACCGTTTCAGGAACATGGCCTGCTGCTGGACTGGCTGACCGATACGCGCGGCTGGGTTCGCATGCGACAGAACGGTGGTCGGCGGATCAAGAAGCGGGGCTCGTCGCGACCGCCCAATTTCGTCTGCCTGGAGTTGCAGACGGCAGGGCGGGGCGGCTGGCCGGTGCTTACGGCCGCCGAGCCGGTCGAAGCGCTGCGTTTTCTGCGCGGGCAGTCGCTCGCGACCGCCTTCTACCTGCATGAACTGATCCTGCGCGCGTTGCGCCCCGAGGAGGCCATGCCCGGTCTGTTCCTCGACTACTGGAAAAGCCTTGCAATGCTCGAGAGTCCCGAGATGCCGCTGTCGGTGGTGATCCGGCGGTTCGAGCGTCAGCTGCTTGCCCACCTGGGGGCGGGGATCGACTGGCAGCGCGACGTGAATGGTGAGCCCGTGCATCCGACCGGACGCTATCGGGTCGGGCTCGAATCCGGCATCGTGCCGGCCGGTTCCGCCGGTGGAGTGCCCGGGCATGTGCTGGAAGCAATTGCCGCGGATGACGTGCTCGTGGGCGCCGAGGATCGCCGGATTGCACGAGATCTGATGCAATCCCTCCTGGCGGGACATGTGGGTCGGGCGCCTTTCGTCTCCCGGCGATTGTGGCCTGCCTCTCGGGACGATGCGGCGGTCTCCCCGGAATAG
- the pdxJ gene encoding pyridoxine 5'-phosphate synthase, with the protein MTNRVTAQYPLLGLNIDHVATLRQARGTRYPDPVSAALLAEQSGADSITLHLREDRRHIQDRDVEILRELLQTRMNLEMAATDEMIDLACRLRPHDVCLVPERREELTTEGGLDVAGQIERIHAACDRMAEAGIRVSLFVDADPRQIDAAVACEAPVIEIHTGHYADADCDVAVQEQLDLIRQCARDAADVGLVVNAGHGLHYHNVSVIAAIDEIEELNIGHAIIGQAVFSGLPAAVREMKDLMHAARYRRPAATS; encoded by the coding sequence ATGACCAATCGCGTCACTGCTCAATACCCTTTGCTGGGTCTGAATATCGATCACGTCGCCACGCTGCGTCAGGCGCGGGGCACGCGCTACCCCGACCCGGTCAGCGCTGCGCTGCTGGCCGAACAGTCCGGTGCCGACAGCATCACGCTGCATTTGCGCGAGGACCGCCGACACATCCAGGATCGTGACGTCGAGATCCTGCGCGAACTGCTGCAGACGCGCATGAACCTGGAAATGGCCGCCACCGACGAGATGATCGATCTCGCCTGTCGGCTGCGTCCACATGACGTCTGTCTCGTGCCAGAGCGGCGCGAGGAACTGACCACCGAGGGCGGACTGGACGTCGCCGGTCAGATCGAACGTATTCACGCGGCCTGTGATCGGATGGCCGAAGCCGGCATTCGGGTGTCGCTGTTCGTTGATGCCGATCCGCGCCAGATCGACGCAGCCGTCGCCTGCGAGGCGCCGGTGATCGAGATTCATACCGGGCACTACGCCGATGCCGACTGCGACGTGGCGGTCCAGGAACAGCTCGATCTGATTCGCCAATGTGCTCGCGATGCGGCCGACGTGGGACTGGTGGTGAATGCCGGTCACGGCCTTCACTATCACAACGTTTCCGTGATCGCGGCGATTGATGAAATCGAAGAGCTCAATATCGGCCACGCAATCATCGGGCAGGCGGTTTTCTCCGGTCTGCCCGCCGCGGTGCGCGAGATGAAGGATCTGATGCACGCTGCCCGCTACCGACGTCCCGCCGCCACGAGCTGA
- the acpS gene encoding holo-ACP synthase produces the protein MILGIGTDLVEIARIQGALDRHGERLVDRVLGPEELERLPETNRAAWLAKRFATKEAVAKALGTGFRDGLRLVDIQTRHDEFGRPDVVLSGQAQQTFERMGASEISLSVSDERSYALAFVVISR, from the coding sequence ATGATCCTCGGCATCGGTACCGACCTGGTCGAGATCGCTCGCATCCAAGGTGCACTCGATCGCCATGGGGAGCGCTTGGTCGATCGCGTGCTGGGCCCCGAGGAGCTTGAGCGGTTGCCCGAGACGAACCGTGCTGCCTGGCTTGCCAAGCGATTCGCCACCAAGGAGGCGGTCGCCAAGGCGCTAGGGACCGGCTTTCGGGACGGTCTGCGGCTCGTTGACATCCAGACACGCCACGACGAATTCGGTCGCCCCGACGTCGTCCTGAGCGGTCAGGCGCAACAGACCTTCGAGCGGATGGGGGCGAGCGAGATCAGCCTGTCGGTGAGTGACGAGCGTTCATACGCGTTGGCCTTCGTCGTCATCAGCCGCTGA
- the rpsF gene encoding 30S ribosomal protein S6: MRHYEIVFMVHPDQSDQVPAMIERYRGIIESAKGTVHRLEDWGRRQLAYPIKKLVKAHYVLMNVETDQDALAELEEAFKFNDAVLRHMTIRCDEAYTEASPMMQERESERRPRRRDDDNKREERRDSDKKSEEKSDASSE, from the coding sequence ATGCGTCATTATGAAATCGTCTTCATGGTCCACCCGGACCAGAGCGACCAGGTCCCGGCGATGATCGAGCGCTACCGCGGCATCATCGAGTCCGCGAAGGGCACGGTTCACCGTCTCGAGGACTGGGGTCGCCGCCAGCTGGCCTACCCGATCAAGAAACTGGTCAAGGCGCACTACGTGCTGATGAACGTCGAGACCGACCAGGATGCCCTGGCCGAGCTCGAGGAAGCGTTCAAGTTCAACGACGCCGTCCTGCGCCACATGACCATCCGTTGCGACGAGGCCTACACCGAAGCCTCCCCGATGATGCAGGAGCGCGAGTCCGAGCGTCGTCCGCGCCGTCGTGACGATGACAACAAGCGCGAAGAGCGTCGTGACAGCGACAAGAAGTCGGAAGAGAAGTCCGACGCTTCCAGCGAATAA
- the rpsR gene encoding 30S ribosomal protein S18, which translates to MARFFRRKRFCRFTAEGVKHIDYKDIDTLRQYVTETGKIVPSRVTGTKARYQRQLQAAIKRARFLALLSYTDRH; encoded by the coding sequence ATGGCCCGTTTTTTCCGTCGCAAGCGTTTTTGCCGTTTCACCGCCGAGGGCGTGAAGCACATCGACTACAAGGACATTGACACCCTGCGTCAGTACGTCACCGAGACCGGCAAGATCGTGCCGAGCCGTGTGACCGGTACCAAGGCCCGCTATCAGCGTCAGCTGCAGGCTGCCATCAAGCGTGCGCGCTTCCTGGCCCTGCTGTCGTACACCGACCGTCACTGA
- the rplI gene encoding 50S ribosomal protein L9, whose product MQVILLSKVENLGSLGDVVRVRPGYARNFLIPYGKAKPATKANMAEFEERRAELEKKAAEELAAAQARAGKLGEEPSVTIPVKAGAEGKLFGSVGTDEIAKAVTDTYGVDMEKREVRMPEGALRALGEFPIQLHLHSEVDVDINVVVVPEQ is encoded by the coding sequence ATGCAAGTCATTCTGTTGAGTAAGGTCGAGAACCTGGGCTCGCTGGGCGACGTCGTTCGCGTCCGCCCGGGCTACGCCCGCAACTTCCTGATCCCGTACGGCAAGGCCAAGCCGGCGACCAAGGCCAACATGGCCGAGTTCGAAGAGCGCCGTGCCGAGCTGGAGAAGAAGGCCGCTGAAGAGCTGGCCGCCGCACAAGCCCGTGCCGGCAAGCTGGGCGAAGAGCCGAGCGTCACCATCCCGGTCAAGGCCGGTGCCGAGGGCAAGCTGTTCGGTTCCGTCGGTACCGACGAGATCGCCAAGGCAGTCACCGACACCTACGGCGTCGATATGGAGAAGCGCGAAGTGCGCATGCCGGAAGGTGCGCTGCGTGCGCTGGGTGAGTTCCCGATCCAGCTGCACCTGCACTCGGAAGTCGACGTCGACATCAACGTCGTGGTCGTCCCCGAGCAGTAA
- the dnaB gene encoding replicative DNA helicase, which produces MSLPEYTSDSPKPDRRPKPAAVGSPLSLRVPPHSQEAEQAVLGGLMLDPLAFEQVGDKLRDEDFYFHDHRVIFRVIDELAERNQPFDAMVVSERLKTIEKLEDVGGNDYLAALVDSVPSAANIAAYAEIIREHSLLRRLIEVGTEISRKSYQTEGQTAYDVLETAEKAIFAIADEGARTRRGFQSITDLLTVAMDRIAELYENKGEVTGISTGFRDLDDMTTGLGKGDLVIVAGRPSMGKTTFSMNIAENVALYGEKAVAVFSMEMPGDQLAVRMLSSLGRIDQTKVRTGQLEDSDWHRISGAVGQLSQAKIFIDDTPALSPSDLRSRARRLAREQDLGLIVVDYLQLMQVPGSKENRTNEISEISRSLKAVAKELDVPLIALSQLNRSLEQRPNKRPVMSDLRESGAIEQDADVIMFIYREEVYEPDTEKKGMAEIIIGKQRNGPTGTVPMTFRGKNTRFEDFISPESVPEAYR; this is translated from the coding sequence ATGTCTCTTCCGGAATACACTTCCGATTCGCCGAAACCTGATCGTCGCCCCAAGCCGGCGGCCGTCGGTTCGCCGCTGTCTCTGCGGGTTCCGCCTCACTCTCAGGAGGCCGAGCAGGCCGTTCTCGGTGGGCTGATGCTCGATCCGCTTGCCTTCGAGCAGGTTGGCGACAAGCTGCGCGACGAGGATTTCTATTTCCACGATCACCGGGTGATTTTCCGGGTGATCGACGAGCTGGCCGAGCGCAATCAGCCGTTCGACGCCATGGTCGTCTCCGAACGCCTCAAGACGATCGAAAAACTCGAGGACGTTGGTGGTAACGATTACCTGGCCGCATTGGTCGACTCCGTTCCGAGTGCGGCCAACATCGCGGCCTACGCCGAAATCATTCGCGAGCACTCGCTGCTCCGTCGTCTGATCGAGGTCGGCACCGAGATTTCCCGGAAGAGCTATCAGACCGAAGGGCAGACCGCCTACGACGTCCTCGAGACTGCCGAAAAGGCCATCTTTGCGATCGCCGACGAGGGCGCGCGCACGCGCCGCGGTTTCCAGAGCATCACGGACCTGCTCACGGTGGCGATGGACCGGATCGCCGAGCTCTACGAGAACAAGGGCGAGGTCACTGGCATCAGTACCGGTTTCCGTGACCTTGACGACATGACGACCGGTCTTGGCAAGGGTGACCTTGTGATCGTCGCCGGGCGCCCGTCGATGGGTAAGACCACCTTCTCGATGAACATCGCCGAAAACGTCGCGCTGTACGGCGAGAAAGCCGTGGCGGTGTTCTCGATGGAAATGCCGGGGGACCAGCTCGCGGTGCGGATGCTGTCCTCTCTCGGTCGTATCGACCAGACCAAAGTGCGCACGGGCCAACTCGAGGACAGCGATTGGCACCGGATTTCCGGCGCAGTGGGCCAGCTCAGCCAGGCCAAGATATTCATCGACGACACGCCAGCGCTTTCGCCGAGCGATCTGCGTTCGCGTGCCCGACGGCTTGCTCGTGAGCAGGATCTGGGTCTTATTGTGGTCGACTACCTGCAGCTGATGCAGGTGCCGGGTTCGAAGGAAAACCGCACCAACGAAATTTCCGAGATCTCCCGCTCGCTGAAGGCGGTGGCCAAGGAGCTCGATGTACCGTTGATCGCGCTTTCGCAGCTCAACCGCTCTCTCGAGCAGCGCCCCAACAAGCGCCCGGTGATGTCGGACCTGCGCGAATCAGGCGCGATCGAGCAGGACGCCGACGTCATCATGTTCATCTACCGGGAAGAGGTCTACGAACCGGACACCGAGAAGAAGGGCATGGCGGAAATCATCATCGGCAAGCAGCGTAACGGTCCGACCGGGACCGTGCCGATGACCTTCCGCGGCAAGAACACCCGGTTCGAGGACTTCATCAGCCCCGAGAGCGTGCCGGAAGCCTACCGTTGA
- the alr gene encoding alanine racemase, whose protein sequence is MRRARLTILVDALRHNLAVARSAADGRAVFAAVKADGYGHGLLTAARAFSAAGTDGFAVATPAEGLALREAGLTERLLVLQGAMTAQELDLALDHSLEVVFHDVAQLDVLESHATDLPEGALRAWIKVDTGMHRAGLSPEQVADARARLDSCAAIDPHVGLMTHFARADEPDLSATDAQIDVFRSVAAGWKGETSLCNSAALLGCETAGGDWVRPGIMLYGGNPFIFGEAAQYDLRPAMELKTQLIAVREVPRGGAIGYGGRFVAPETMPVGVASVGYGDGYPRHAPDGTPILVNGRRTQIVGRVSMDLVTIDLRGVEAQVGDEVECWGSGLAIDEIAQASGTISYELMCQVSGQLRAEARILGQS, encoded by the coding sequence ATGCGTCGGGCCCGACTGACCATTCTCGTCGACGCATTGCGTCACAACCTTGCGGTGGCGCGGTCCGCGGCCGACGGGCGAGCGGTGTTCGCCGCGGTCAAGGCCGATGGCTATGGTCACGGGCTGCTGACGGCCGCACGGGCGTTCTCGGCAGCCGGCACCGACGGCTTCGCCGTGGCAACCCCGGCGGAGGGCCTTGCTCTCCGTGAAGCCGGTCTCACCGAGCGCCTCTTGGTTCTGCAGGGCGCGATGACAGCGCAGGAACTCGACCTGGCCTTGGATCACTCGCTCGAAGTCGTCTTCCATGATGTGGCTCAGCTGGACGTGCTCGAATCGCACGCCACAGATCTGCCCGAGGGAGCCCTGCGTGCCTGGATCAAGGTGGATACCGGCATGCATCGCGCGGGGCTGTCACCCGAGCAGGTGGCCGACGCCAGGGCCCGGCTCGACTCCTGCGCGGCGATCGATCCGCATGTCGGACTGATGACGCATTTTGCGCGTGCCGACGAGCCTGACCTCTCCGCAACCGACGCGCAGATCGACGTGTTTCGCTCGGTGGCCGCCGGCTGGAAGGGTGAGACCAGTCTGTGCAATTCCGCGGCGCTGCTGGGCTGTGAGACAGCCGGTGGCGATTGGGTCCGCCCGGGCATCATGCTGTACGGAGGCAACCCGTTCATCTTCGGTGAAGCCGCACAGTACGACCTTAGGCCGGCCATGGAGCTCAAGACACAGTTGATCGCGGTACGCGAGGTCCCTCGCGGTGGTGCCATTGGTTACGGCGGGCGTTTCGTCGCGCCGGAGACCATGCCCGTGGGGGTGGCGTCGGTGGGTTACGGTGACGGGTACCCCCGTCACGCACCGGACGGGACGCCTATCCTGGTCAATGGTCGTCGCACGCAGATTGTCGGTCGTGTCTCGATGGACCTGGTCACCATCGATCTGCGTGGCGTCGAGGCGCAGGTGGGCGACGAGGTCGAATGCTGGGGTAGTGGCCTGGCGATCGACGAGATCGCGCAGGCCTCCGGCACCATCAGTTACGAGCTGATGTGCCAGGTGAGCGGCCAGCTTCGCGCCGAGGCCCGCATCCTCGGGCAGAGTTGA